The following are encoded together in the Lactuca sativa cultivar Salinas chromosome 1, Lsat_Salinas_v11, whole genome shotgun sequence genome:
- the LOC111916698 gene encoding uncharacterized protein LOC111916698: MCPLCSVAVETIDHLFVGCRELLEIWSRIPIWWDVRLPDRFAIDDIMRWVDSTSLKIGQRKAFDAVIISAFWCLWNFRNNFVFGPTIPRKSDLFDAIVERTFFWISNRSSKSRIGWTSWLHNPVLASILM, encoded by the coding sequence ATGTGTCCGTTATGTAGTGTTGCAGTGGAGACCATTGATCACCTTTTTGTTGGATGTAGAGAATTATTGGAGATTTGGAGTCGTATTCCTATTTGGTGGGATGTTCGTCTTCCAGATAGGTTTGCTATTGATGATATCATGAGGTGGGTTGATTCTACAAGTTTAAAGATTGGCCAAAGAAAAGCTTTTGACGCAGTGATTATCTCGGCTTTTTGGTGTCTTTGGAATTTTAGAAATAATTTTGTTTTTGGCCCGACTATTCCTAGGAAATCCGATCTCTTTGATGCTATTGTAGAGAGGACATTTTTTTGGATTTCTAATAGGTCTAGCAAATCTAGAATCGGATGGACTTCTTGGCTTCATAATCCGGTTCTAGCTTCTATTTTGATGTAA